DNA sequence from the Microbaculum marinisediminis genome:
ATGGCCGAGCTCAGGCCGGCCATCGACTCGTGCGGTGCGAGGTCGATCGGCGGGGCGACGCGCCGGCTCACGTCGGTGCGGGCCTGCGCGGCGTCGATCCAGGCGAGCCCGTCGGCGAGACCGGCCAGGGCGAAGCGGGCCGACGCCGAGCCGCCGCCGTCCGGCTCGTAGAACAGGGTGGCCTCGCGCCCGTCGGACATCAGGCCGAGCAGGCGCTCGGCAAGGCCGGCATTGATCAGGAACAGGTTGTCGGTGGAGCCGTAGGCCAGATAGTCATAGCCGGGATTGAAGGTCAGCTTGGGGCCGCCGTCGACATTCATCGAGAAGGGATGGATGAGGTCGATCGTCGGATGAAGCGGCGTCACCGAGACCTGCCAGGGCGCGTCGGCCTCCGGCCGGCGCCGCAGCGCCAGCACCACGTCCTCGCCGTCCGGGCCTGTCGCCTGGTTGACCAGGACGCAGATGGTCTCGTCGGTACATTCGGCCCGCCAGTCGCCGAACGCGGCGATCTCGGCGGAGACGGGGGCAAGCAGTCCCCAGAGGACGACAAGGAAGGCCGCGAGAGGCAAGGACATCGGCGTGTTCCGGGGCGTGTTCCGGCGTTGGACGGTCGTCCGCCCAAGGATAACGCGAAGACCGGGCGACCGGAAAGACACGATAGACCGGCGACGGGCCAATGCGAAGGCGCGTCGGGACCGTGCTAGGCTTCCGGAAAAGCAGGATTTCGGTCACGCCGATCCGGCGTGCGTCCAGGGCACAACCCCCGGGAGGATACCCCGATGATCATGCGTATCTTTCAAGTCGTGACCAGGCCCGGAAAAGAGGAGGCATTCGGCAGGTTCTTCCATGAAACCGCGATCCCGCTGATGAAGGGAACCGAAGGTATCGTCTCGGTTCTTCCCGGCGCTTCGCGGCCGGACAGCCCGCGGGAGTTCAGCTTCGTGATGGTGTGGAAGGACCTGGATGCGCTGAAGGCCTTCGTCGGGGACGACTACAAGACCCCGCACATCGACCCGGCCGAGGCCGAACTGGTCGAGTCCCGGTCGATCAAGCACTACGATCTGGTCGAGACCTGACCCGGTCGGGCCCAACGAACCGGTCCCCCGTTTCCCCGAGTCAAGCGCGATACAGCTTGGCGGGACGGGCGCACTCGGCGCCCGCCACGCGAAATCCGGAAACGGGGGCGGCCTCAATAGCGCCGCGGAACGTAGACCGCCAGAATGGACGGATTGAGCAGATCGACGCTTTGCGCGTTCTCCATGAGGCAGACGAGGTGGAACGTGTTGGCGCCCTTCCTGACCTGAACCACACGCGTCCGGGAGAACGACGCGTAGGCGTTTTCCGGTGCATTGTCCCCGGAGTGCGAGACGGCGGTCGCGAAATCGTATGTCGTGTCCGGCGACACGCTGCAGGCGGCCTCGTTGGCCGTTCCCTTGAAGGCAAACATGCCTTGGCCGGTGACGTGGGCGAAGCCGCGCGCGGGCGCCTTCAGCGTGACGGACACCACCACCTTCTCGGTCGTCGACAGCGCGACGGAGTCTCCGTTCAGGGCTCCCTCGTCGAGGCCGGCCGGCTTCGCACTGTTGGCGAGGCGTGCCGGGTTGACGGCGCGCTTGCCGATATCGGCCTTGCCGACGCAGCCCCGGCAGACGAGGTTCGTGGCGGTCTGGGAAAAAGCCGGTCCCTGAAACGCGACGACGAGCAGCGCGGCGGCCAGCGAAACGAGGCCACTCAAACGAATTGTCATGCAAAATCCTCCAACAAACAGGCGATGCCGCAACGAATCGTCATTCGATTAACATTGCGCAAACCGCGGGAGCGGTTTTCCGTGTCGGGAAGCCCTGTCGTGGCCCGCGGAAGCCGCGCACGGCCGTGCGGTTGATTCTCCGTTTCCGCCGGACCTCGCGGCGCGGTTCATAGCCCCGTGCGGCGTCGTTAGGGGCTGAATCGTCCCGGCATGGCGTTTTTCCGGCACTGTGACATCCATCGCCTTGACCCGCCGTACCCATCCGCGCATCCTTGCGCCACGATCCGAATTGGAGGCTGGAATGCTGCGTTTCGCTGCCGGTGCGATCTGTGCCGCCCTCGCAATTGGTGCGACGGCGCTTGGCGTTTCCGCGCCTGCGTCGGCGGGGAACTTCACCTTCTATTCCGACGCGAATCGGGACGGCCCCTGGAATGGGCCGGCCTGCGATGATCCGTCGGTGCTGAGCCGCATCCTCGCCCATTTCGATCAGGCGGAAGCGCAATACTGGCATACCGGCCTGAAGATGGCGCAGATCACCGGCGCGCGCGAGACCACCTTCCGCGACTGGGATCCGCCGATCATCGCGACGCGCTTCTGCACCGGCTCGGCCTATCTGACCG
Encoded proteins:
- a CDS encoding DUF1176 domain-containing protein; amino-acid sequence: MSLPLAAFLVVLWGLLAPVSAEIAAFGDWRAECTDETICVLVNQATGPDGEDVVLALRRRPEADAPWQVSVTPLHPTIDLIHPFSMNVDGGPKLTFNPGYDYLAYGSTDNLFLINAGLAERLLGLMSDGREATLFYEPDGGGSASARFALAGLADGLAWIDAAQARTDVSRRVAPPIDLAPHESMAGLSSA
- a CDS encoding putative quinol monooxygenase, whose product is MIMRIFQVVTRPGKEEAFGRFFHETAIPLMKGTEGIVSVLPGASRPDSPREFSFVMVWKDLDALKAFVGDDYKTPHIDPAEAELVESRSIKHYDLVET